In a genomic window of Bradyrhizobium sp. LLZ17:
- a CDS encoding replicative DNA helicase: MALTDSNVLKLAPDAGTPAYRSAPHNIEAEQSLLGAILVNNDAFYRVSDFLEPKHYFEPLHQTIFETASSLIRMGKIATPVTLKTFLPADTDVGGMTIGQYLARLAAEATTIINAQDYGRTIYDLALRRDLIGIGEDMVNVAYDAPVDFAPRAQIEDAERRLYELAESGRYDGGFQKFSQALTLAVDLAAKAFQRDGKLSGISTGLRDLDTKMGGLQQSDLIIVAGRPGMGKTSLATNIAYNVAQAYVPEVQADGTTKAANGGVIGFFSCEMSADQLATRIVAERTGIPSSNIRRGGISEADFEKIRQVSIELQSLPFYVDETGGLSIAQLMARARRLKRQKGLDLIVIDYIQLLSGSGKRSENRVQEITEITTSLKALAKELSVPIIALSQLSRQVESREDKRPQLSDLRESGSIEQDADVVLFVYREEYYLAMKQPNPGTEEHHKWQQEMDRALGKAEVIIGKQRHGPTGTVALQFDSMVTRFGDLAEGSHLPDRGSDY, from the coding sequence ATGGCCCTGACTGATTCGAACGTTCTCAAACTTGCGCCCGACGCCGGAACTCCCGCGTATCGGAGTGCGCCGCATAATATCGAGGCCGAACAGAGCCTTCTCGGCGCGATCCTGGTCAACAACGACGCCTTCTATCGCGTCTCCGACTTCCTGGAGCCGAAGCATTATTTCGAGCCGCTGCACCAGACCATCTTCGAGACCGCCAGCAGCCTGATCCGGATGGGCAAGATCGCCACGCCCGTCACGCTGAAGACGTTTCTGCCTGCCGATACTGACGTCGGCGGCATGACCATCGGCCAATATCTGGCGCGGCTGGCGGCGGAAGCGACCACCATCATCAACGCCCAGGATTACGGCCGCACCATCTACGATCTGGCGTTGCGGCGTGATCTGATCGGCATCGGCGAGGACATGGTCAATGTGGCGTATGACGCCCCGGTCGATTTCGCGCCGCGAGCGCAGATCGAGGACGCCGAGCGCCGGCTCTACGAGCTCGCCGAGTCCGGCCGCTATGACGGCGGCTTCCAGAAATTCTCGCAGGCGCTGACGCTCGCGGTCGATCTCGCGGCAAAAGCGTTCCAGCGCGACGGAAAGCTGTCCGGCATTTCCACCGGTCTGCGCGACCTCGACACCAAGATGGGCGGCTTGCAGCAGTCGGACCTCATCATCGTGGCGGGACGTCCCGGCATGGGCAAGACCTCGCTTGCGACCAACATCGCCTACAACGTCGCCCAGGCCTACGTGCCCGAAGTCCAGGCGGACGGCACAACCAAGGCCGCCAATGGCGGCGTCATCGGCTTCTTCTCCTGCGAAATGTCGGCCGACCAGCTTGCCACGCGTATCGTGGCCGAGCGCACCGGCATTCCCTCCTCCAATATCCGCCGTGGCGGCATCTCGGAGGCCGATTTCGAGAAGATCCGCCAGGTCTCGATCGAGCTGCAATCGCTTCCCTTCTATGTCGACGAGACCGGCGGCCTCTCGATCGCGCAGCTGATGGCGCGGGCGCGCCGGCTGAAGCGGCAGAAGGGCCTCGATCTCATCGTCATCGACTACATCCAGCTGCTGTCCGGCTCGGGCAAGCGGAGCGAAAACCGGGTGCAGGAAATCACGGAGATCACGACCAGCCTGAAGGCGCTGGCGAAGGAGCTCAGCGTTCCCATCATCGCGCTGTCACAGCTCTCGCGTCAGGTCGAATCCCGCGAGGACAAGCGGCCGCAGCTCTCGGACCTGCGCGAATCCGGTTCGATCGAGCAGGACGCCGATGTCGTGCTGTTCGTTTACCGCGAAGAGTACTACCTGGCCATGAAGCAGCCGAACCCCGGCACGGAAGAGCATCACAAGTGGCAGCAGGAGATGGATCGCGCGCTGGGTAAGGCCGAAGTCATCATCGGCAAACAGCGTCATGGCCCAACCGGCACTGTTGCCCTGCAGTTCGATTCCATGGTCACCCGTTTCGGCGACCTCGCCGAGGGCAGCCATTTGCCGGACCGCGGCAGCGACTACTAG